Part of the Phragmites australis chromosome 23, lpPhrAust1.1, whole genome shotgun sequence genome is shown below.
CTTGTATGTGTGCAGCTGCAACTGCAAGTAGATCACTCCCTGGCTAACggcaatataatttttttatttttgccacTATGTCATCGTAGTTCAAATTTTAGTCATATGTTTCCACATAgaggtgaaaaaaaaaccctttgTTTCTTGCAGGCTGTGAAACCGGGTGCCACAATATTTGTTGGGCAATACTTGTTCACTGGTAGCGAGACTACTTCAGTTTGGTTGGAGGTAAAAGTGTTTAGCATGCTGCGTTCTTCTTCTGCATTTCTGATATTTCATTTGTCTGCTAGTAGGGTTTAGGCTGCTGTCTACATTTTTTGATAGCAGAACTCTTATCTGCCTGTTGTAGGTTTCTGAAGTTGAAGGAGACGATGTGGTTTGTGTGATCAAGAACACAGCTACCTTGGCTGGGTCACTGTTTACATTGCATTGCTCCCAGATTCATATTGACTTACCCACGCTGTCTGATGAGGATAAGGATGTAAGGAACTActctcaaaaatcaaaatagtgATTTGTATATCCTTGTGTGACTGTTGTTTTGATGTCTTTCCCTTCCTTTCATAATTTCACTTTTTAACAGTATGAAAATTTATGGGTTGGAACTAGAATTGTTGTATAGTTGTAGCCCTGTCCTCTAGCCCATCCTAAGACTTACTGGCATGCACTGCTTTCAGGTTATCAGAAAATGGGGTGCTCCTAACAAGATTGACTTCCTCTCTCTGTCTTACACAAGACATGCAGAAGATGTGCGGCAGGTAAACAACTAATTACATTATGGATACATTTTGAGTTATTTTATTCATTCTCTTTAGTTGTTGTGCTTCTAAGTAACACCTATGTTTCTTCACTGACAAGATTGCATTGCTATAATTAAAAACAGGCACGTGAGTTCCTATTGAAGTTAGGTGATCTTAGCCAAACTCAGATTTTTGCCAAAATCGAGAATGTTGAGGTATTTTCGAGATACTCTTTTCATATTCTTAGCCAGGTTTCATTATTTAACCATCTATCCACTCCTTATTGCTTTGCAGGGCTTGAACCATTTTGATGAAATACTGGAAGAGGCAGATGGTATCATTCTGTCAAGAGGAAACCTTGGAATTGATCTTCCACCTGAGAAGGTTGTCTGCGTAAACTAACTAGTTTAGCTGTTCAGAAGGCCTCACTtaatttagacatatgttagtctTGCATGAAGATTAGTATTGAGTTTCATGCACTTAACCAATTTACCCAAAAGCGTGGTGGTCATACACTTCAAAGCTCCCCCGCACGTCTATGCTCCACCAGGCCTACCTACCATAGTATGTGGACTTTGAAGTGGGCCACAattacttttttcttttcttgaaatTGCGTTAGCGAGGTCTTGAAGACATTTGATTCGTTACCAGATTAAACCACATGCATCTACTAGTTCAACCAAATCCTAAACTGTTGTGGGAAGAGAGACAATATACATAAACTCTTAGCAAGAGAGGCTTAAATGTTTTAGCTCATAATCGCTTTGTTTCATTTTTAAGATTTGATAATTGTCCCTGTTTTACTAGTTTATCTGGTTTTTGATCTTTACCTCTCCATATTGCAGGTCTTTTTATTTCAAAAGTCTGCTCTGCACAAGTGCAACATGGCTGGAAAGCCTGCTGTTGTCACTCGTGTTGTGGACAGTATGACTGACAACCTCAGGCCTACTCGTGCGGAGGCAACTGATGTGGCAAACGCAGTACTCGATGGTAAGTTGTTGACACTTGTAATTGCTTTTTTGAAGATCTAGGGTAATTGCTTTTTCAATCATGAATCACAATTGTTTTTATTTCAGGGAGTGATGCCATTCTCCTTGGTGCTGAGACTCTCCGTGGTTTATATCCAGTTGAGACTATTTCAACAGTCGGCAGAATTTGTGCTGAGGTGAAATTTCTATCGAGCTTTATATTTTCTTGATAAAGGGTTGTGTTTTCAACAAGTTATCTTTACTTTAATGCAAATCACTCTGTGTCTAACTTGCCATCATGGATTAGTTATGTATGTTCGTCTATTGCTTCACAGGCTGAGAAGGTCTTCAACCAAGATTTATACTTCAAACGAACTGTGAAATATGTGGGAGAACCCATGACCCACTTGGAGTCTATTGCTTCCTCAGCGGTAATTTCTTTCTTCCATCTCAGATTCCAACCTTTGTTTACTGTCTTCGATTAATGTAGTATCACAAAGTCTTCATGAATCTGAAATAGTTCTGTAACTATTTTCTAGGTACGAGCTGCTATCAAAGTTAAGGCTTCtgtcatcatttgcttcacctCTTCTGGACGGGCTGCAAGGTAGATTGAAATGAATATTGCTTGTATAGGGTCGTAGCTTATGGAAATTAATCTCCATGCATTATCTGTATGTTTTGCAGGTTAATTGCCAAGTACAGGCCTAGCATTCCTGTTCTATCTGTTGTCATTCCTCGTCTAAAGACGAACCAATTGAGGTGGAGTTTTACCGGTGCTTTTGAGGTACATTAGCAACCATTTTCTTTTATGTTTGTCATCTTTCTCAGTACATCTGTACATGTTTCCTATTTACGCAATGTGGGCAATGTCTAATATTAGTACACTGATTTTTTAAAAGGGAACATTAGGCTTGTGAAGTTTGCTTACTCTCATCCTACATTTAACCATACAACATTGTGCAACTCAGTATAGAGGAGCAATATGTCAGTATATGCCATGTAATACTAGGAGGAGGCAGTTTACTTGTCCAGGAACCTTATGATCTGCCACGAGACAATATTTCGTGCTACCTCTTGCAGAGAGttgttctgaattctgatagATATTGGTTCTTTATTCCCCCTGGTACCTAGTTCCTATGTTATTCTAGTGGATTTTTGCTCAATACAGCATCTGTGGtatcttccttttcttcattGGCTCATTGCGTTTTTTTCTATTGGAAACAATAGGTATTTGATGCCTTGACTCTTTTTTTTGGCTTGGGAAAAAGGTTTGTGCTGATGTTTGGTACTATTGTTACTCATATTTGCAGGCAAGACAATCACTCATAGTTAGAGGGCTCTTTCCAATGCTTGCTGATCCACGGCATCCAGTAAGTTAACATTTCCTTTGTTAGTCTGGGAACTGAAAGTATATATGTATGCAACACATACTAGTTGGATTTGCTCACTTGCAAAACACATGAACCCCTATGATTGGGAGGGATGGATTTGTACAGATTTCTGATGTGTAGCATATATGTGAGATCAGCATCTTTGTATTCTTCAAGTAGTAGCACCGTTTCAATTCTTCTATGGTAATACGATGTCTTATAAAAAAATGCTTTTTCAGAAAGTAGTATTAGGCTACTAGTGTTCTGTGCTTTTTTCCTCCCATCAAGCTCCAAATTGCAATATTTTGTATGGTAAACGGTTTGAAGGCAAGAGCACTAGAATGCAATCACTAGTTCAGTTCCAAACAGTTTCCATGGTCTTATAAGCATAGTTAACAAAAACATATTTTCGAAGACTTCGTTGGTAGGCTGGTTTATTGAGCCTATATAATAGCTATACGGAGAAGGCTATGGTAAACCGATAAGGCCCTTAGTTGAACTTTATGTGAGTTAAGTGGTAATCCTACACAGCTTGTGCTTAGCAGCTTAGGCATTGATTGTGTCTTGCCTCCTGAGCAGATACTAGGGTTTTGTTTGTCTTGAATGCTTTTTTTGGTATTTCCATTGAGAATAGATTGATTGCTTCTGACATTAGAAATGAATGTTTCTCGGATTATTTGATCACGTTATTAATCCGACTTCGTTTTATCTTTCAGGCTGAATCTACCAGTGCTACAAATGAGTCAGTTTTGAAGGTTGCTCTTGACCACGGCAAAGCCTCCGGTGTGATCAAGTCCCATGATCGTGTTGTTGTTTGCCAGAAGGTGGGAGATTCCTCGGTTGTGAAGATCATTGAGCTGGACGACTAGACAAGTAGCCTGTGCTTGTCTGATACTGTGGCATGTTTTGCCAGATTTTTGCCTAGGCCGAAACTTGTTGGCTATGTATAATCCTATAGCTTGCAAAATGAGCAGTTTTTCCTATGACGTGATCATAGGATTTGCTTCGCAATTCCAAACTACGCTGCAGTTTGGAAGTTTGATCAGATTTTAATGCAGTGTACCACCTAAATGGGCCGATAGAATAATGGAATAGATGACCTAAGCCTGTTTTCCATTCGTCTGTTAGTTATGCTGCTCGCCATGTCTGCTCTTGATCAATTTAATTGGGAGAaatgttataaattttttgatatGTATACTTACAAAGATCTAGGATCCTATGTTTCTATTGTATCATCCGTCCTCAATCCTCAATCGTACGTAGAATTTTATCAGATAGTAACGTATAATCCTGTTCAGCATCTGAGTACCTCTATCTGAACATTGGCCATTGCGAATCAACGTTGATGTGAGCTGGTATAGACTGACAGGATGGAGCCGTTTGAATTAGTGAATCGGATTTTTTGCCCCCGGCTGGAATCAGGCTAGAAGCTGTCCCAAAAGGGGGCAATGTGCAATTGAAGTGATCCACAACCATGACGCATAGTTGAGAAATACCTGATTTAGCATAAGACAATTTACTGTAAATCCGAGAACACCAAACTTAGCAAAAAGTTGACACAGCTTCCACGCTCTACATTCTAATTTCCAAAGTTGATAATCTACAAATTTGTACCATCACAGGGTTTGTGCTGCTTGtgcacttttttttcttttcgcgATTACAAGGACGACAGCACATGCAAAGACACCATGACACACGCACATGTAGATGCGTCTCCTATCACACCTACTACAAATAATATCGCTAGAAGCACTTGTTTGCACTTAAACGTGCTGCATCACACTTCAGTCTGAGCACAACGTTATACATGGCAATTCGAAACTCGACGCGACCTATCCTTTTATTGCTATACTAGTGCCATTATCAGGCACTACAGAAAGAATGGTGTAAAGTACGACTTGTACAAAAGAATGACCAGTGAAGGAACATAGTTACCGTGGATCGATCCTCCAAAAGCAGCCCCGTGGTCGGCACGGTGATTTCTCAGTTTCTTTCTATACAAGCCCCAGGACAACTTGTTGAACAGGTTTTACTAAAAAATCTTCTGATTCTTCCGTCGGAATACGTTATTCAACATGATGGGTAAGTGGTGTTGCGTTGTTCATTGAAGAGACAGGAGTGCGTGACAGCTGGGGAGAATCAGAAGATATCCGATTTGCCCACAAATTCGCAACTTTTACAAAATAGTGGTCACCGTTCCACGTGATCACCTTCATTCCTACATGAATGTGACGAGACTAATTAGTTCATTTCTAGAAAGAAGAATCTAACACCTGAAAATTTTCTTTGTAGGATGAGTGTAACCGTAGCACAAGTTTTACCTGGTACAAGACTCGTTGGCAGGAGGGTTAGTCTACACAACATCTCGTCACTGGGAAGAAAATTTCGAAGAATGCACACCTCAAGTTCATTGATATTCTTGATGGACTCCATGAGAGCTTTAGCAACAGGTGCATCTACACAATTGCTGTCAGCAACCATTTGAAGAGCCGTTTCCAAACCACTAGTCCAAGCATTACTACAGCTGTCCAAACACGACAACATTTTACTCAACATTCCAGGATCTGCAAGAACCCAAGGCTTGAAACACTGCAAGGAGAAATACAGGATCTGTGCAACTCTATATATCTCCCCAAGCGCAATAAAGCTATGTGCACCTGTAAAAACCAACATAATTGCCACTTTATATTGGACTTTCTATTTGCGAACATAAATGACCACCGAAAAAAATGACAGATATACACTCACTGGTCAAAATATTTGTACCTTCGGAAATCACTCGGTTGCAGACATTTGCTTGGCAAGATTGTTGCCAAAGCGCTACACCATGGTGCAATTCTTGAGCACAGGACAGAAGCATATTGTACCATGCACCGACATAATCACACTGCTCCTCTTTGGATGCTAGTCCCAAGGTATGTAGGGTGGACACACTGTGCTTGTAAAGTTCAAGTGCCACATTCGTGTCTTCCATTGCCTGTAATTATCAGACagctaatgttcagtcaatatattatttattttcccTGGTCGAAACACATCATGTGTACATCAATCATGTGAGCAAGAAGAGAAGGTAATTTGCAAGATTGACTGCACATGCTGCATACTGTAAACAAGAAAAATCACTCTTGAGGAAATTCTCAACAATTACTTTACCAGAAGGGATTATTGACGATAAAAAATAACAGTGACATCAAGATAAAATCATGATGCCAAACAAAGCAGAAAAAAAAGGTGATTCAGCAAGAAAACAAGTGTATTGATCTTGAGTAAATTGTGaatataaaaacaaaatttgcaaGACTCAGCAATTTAACAAGAAATGACAAAGGAAAATGTTATGTACCATTTTTTGGATTGCCAACAGTAGGGAAAGTTCCTACTACTACGTACTGATCACGAGCAGAAAATTATGTAACATAGAAAATGGTACGTACCCGTGCTATCTTTTCTACTAAACGATATTCTTGCTCAAAATCCTTTAGATGTTCGTCTTTGATACTGTTAACCAGTTCTGTGGTACATACATCCCTCAAAGGACACTCCTCTGTGCAAAAGCCTTCAGGCAgtgaataattttttagtttatcATAAATTTCCTGCAGATTgtggaaaatgaactaaaaataaTGATTCGGTGTACTTGGGTTgatgcaaacaaacaaacaagttAGGTCAAGACATCTTTAATatattcacaagataaatctcaTTTATAGCCAAATATAATCAGAACACACCTGAATCTCCCTTCCAATTTCTGTTGCTTTGCTGTTTTCATCAAAGAGCATAGAACTCTTCTGTGTTTCCTGAATGCATATCCTTAATTACTGAATTATGAAGCAACAAAACATATCAACAATGTCCTTAATAAATGTAATGAGTAATCACTGACCTTAAGATCCTTCATATGCCGGGATATTACCGTCAAGGACTCTTCTCTCAGCCTATGGTAAAATTCAATCAAACTGCTATCACTTGTTGATCTAATCGAATGGTTTTCATCTGTTTCAAATGAAGAGTTCTGATCACTGATCATTAGTGTACAtcgaaagaaaaaataaaatgttGTCCACGGATAACTTAAATACAATGAATGCTCACCATTTCATTGTTAGAAAACAAATCAGATGAACTCTGCACACTTTCTGCAGAGCTTTGCGCAATGTGATTAGCATCAGCCAGTTCGCTTTCTTTGTACAGGTTGAGTATGGCTGCATTACTAGCTGGAGAGCACCTGGAGGCCTTCACACATTCTTCTGTGGACTCATGAGTCCCAATAAGATCTGTAGTTTGAACATGGTTCGATTTTTCATCGACACTGGTAAACGATGACCAGTCTTCGTGGTCGCTGCCCAATGATCTTGTTATATCCTGGAAGATAAGAAAACAACGAGATCAACCAATGGAGAAGGAAAAATAGCCAGAttaaaagaaagaacaaagtCTAGAAACATCTGCCGATGGGGTTGCAATGCTGTAGTTCTATAGAATTTTCTTCTGTAAAAGAGTATATGATCGTTCATTGCAAGCATGAATGTAATCCTTTTCTAGTACAAACTGTCATTGACACTGAATTGCTATCAAATACGCAGTGACATTTGTCTGAATGGTGTTTCAGTCAGAGCTTCGCACTCCAACATTCACCTTTGCTGTATGTACAAACGGGCAAAACAATACCCTGCAAAGTAGTTCTACTTGTTATCTTGAATATGACAATAATGTGATTTACTTTTCCGTTATCTGAGAGGTCCTAATGTTGCAATACCAGCTTTGGCTGCCTAGCTTAAAATTTGTCAGAACCAAAGAAACAACCCACACATCTCCTACACCAGCAACCAGATCCTTGTTCAAATTTTCATTCTGTTAACTTTCACGTTTTATTATCATCAATACATCATGCTGGACACTGAAATAATCCTGGGAGCTTGAaaccatcatattttatctgGTTTGTGAGCGCAACATCGTATTGTGGCAAATCATATGTTCTTTTCGGTTTCGGATAGTGTTGATGCCACTATACAGTCCTCCTAACTCCCAACATCTCatgaaattttgagaaaaacagCTAAAGGAATCAAGGcggtgataaaaaaaatgcatcagTGCGACACGCTCACCTCCATTTTTTCAATTCCATCCCCATGCGCTCGTCCGCCTCCATCCTGTCCGGCAGGTGAGGCCGTCGCCGCCTTGAATTCCCAACCGTCATCTCCGAACCCGTCGTCATCCTCCGCCCCCTCCCGTGCACCCGCATCCACAGCGCCGGCAGCGGAGGGCGGCTGAGATCCGtagaggccggcgatgaggtccTTCAGATCCGCGGGCCTCGACCCGTCGGCGGAGGATGGGGCGCGCTGGTGCGCCGTGGTCGTCGTCGGCGGCCCTGCCGGTCCTTCCTCCTCCCGCCCATCCTCCACGTGGTCATCGGCGCcgaacagagagagagggagcgggCCCCGCGGCCTCTCCCAGGAGGAAGCGGTGGACGTGGGCTGCGCGGACGCGTCCTGGTTGGATCCGATCGGGCTCGCCACGAAGTCGCCCCAGTCGTCATCGAAAGCGGCGAAGGTGGCGGGTCGGGGATCGGCGAGGGGCTGCTGGGGCGCTGGTTTGGTGGCGAAGGTGAAATCGCCGAAATCGACGTCGTCGTCGCGGAAAGGCGCCGGGGGCGGAGGGAACGCGACGGCGTCCATCGGGAGAGGAGCAGCGCGGTGGCGTCGGCGTTGATCAGCGGCCGCGAAAGGAGGGAGGAAAGCCGAAAGCGCCCACGGAATGATGAGCCGTTGATGCTGGCTTGCACAGCTCGTCTCTGTCGTGACAGCATCAACAGTATCATAAAAGGATCTATTTGGCGCAGCACCTATATCAGCCCTAAGAACACTCTCAACGGCTTCCCTTCGGGGATAAAATTTTTATCGTAAAAAGATTTTTGTTCCCTAAAATATTCTAATAGTTTCTCTTCACGATTTTTATTATGAAGGGATTTTCAAAATCATTCTCTCTAGGACgagattttctcttttttcctttcacGATTCTTCTCGAAaaaaaactgttagagatgacaggaaataaagggaatgaaaatagggaAGAAAATTAGaaagagaacaaaataaaagaaatatggttaaaaatagtctaaaaatgaAATTAGTGAAAGCTTTTCTAAACCATAAAgtaattttctaaaataaactagatcctaagagttaaaaaaattaatttttcttatcactttctctgtaaaaaaaaagatttctcTATATAATTTactttaaaattattttcattaaAGAATCACTTAGAGGTCTATCAAATAAGCCTAAACATTCCAGAGGTTCACTTGTTCATCACAGGCGTCATCCACACCATTAAAAAAACATTTCTTCAATAAACATTACAAAATCACATTCACCGACGAAACTCACTCTCAGCAGTGAAATTTTGAAAACTGTAACATAATCACATTCACCGATTCACGCGCAAAATGCTCTTCCAAAACTTCAGGTGGAAGTTACTTCTGTACTTACGAACAATGCCTCCTATACAAGGTTCACAAAAGTAAATCAATGTAAAGAGTTTCTAACAACGATATTTGACCCCGACGGCATCGAATTCAAGATCAAATGATCGACAGCTGATGAGAAACTTCTGCCGTGTAGTACAAGGTGAGCATCAATTCCACACAATTTTCCGGTAAACTATCCTATTCATTCTTGCGTTTGAACAGTCTGACCAGATAGTGAATCAATGACACCAGCCACTGCCAGAAAACAGCAAGGTAGTTTGCCTTCTTTGGTTTCGCTTCAGGCCTGGGCCCGAAGAGACCTTTGTATAGCTCCCTCTGCTTTTGATACAAAGCTTTATCTTGTTCAGCCAGCAACCGAAGCTCCCGAAGGATCTCCTTGTCTTCTGGGGAGTACTTCTTGGCTTTCAGGAAGTCCTCCCTTGCTGATTCTGTCTGGCCAAGTTCGGATTTAGCTTTTCCTCGTCTGAACAATGCTTTCACGTTATTTTCGTCCTCCGACAACACCTGAAGAATAGGATTATGCAAGTGATCAATCATCAAATCAGTAATTTCTGTTCTTTTTTCACAGAAAGCAGGGCAAATTTGCAGTTGGAACATGGGATTGTTCAATTGACCAATAATCATGAGattagtaattttttatataaaaaattgagCTGAAAAAAGGTGCAGCGTCAACTGTGTGTGATCCTTTATTTTCTTGAACGTGCAGGAGAACTGCGTGTTATTGTATTAAAGTAAGAATTAAGTCAGCCATGTTACAAACAAGGAAAAGACAAGGTAACgaagcaaagaaaataagaagGCCCTGGCTCTAGTAAAGACTATGTGCCACAGAAAATTAGAGCTATATGTGATTCTTGTAATGCAGAATCTTGTATGTTAATATTTGAACTCATTGTGGCCATCTGAGCTTGGTTATCACAGGTCTTTACcgttatttaaaaaaaagacaaaaatctTCAACATCGGAATATAAAACAATGTTTAATTTTTGTGAATCTCTATGCAACCATAATAATCTACTCAATTACTCATGAATGTAAATAGTGAGTTGAAGACTGAATTTCATGAAAGTAGTAGAATAACATACGATGCTACACTGCGCGATAGCTTCATCGAATCTCTTCAGTTTGATCAGGCATGCAGCCATGTTGAGATGGCAGGGATTTTTCACAGCCAAGGCCATGTCTCTGTACTTCCCAAACAATTGAAACATGAAATCATCTCCCATGTACGCAATTGCCTGTAAAAGGGAAGATGTAGAGGACTGAAATTAGAGTATCACAATAACTATAAGTGTGCAGAAAGTAAAGCACACCACTAACCATTTCATATTGCTGCATGGCCTCCTCAAGCTTCTTTTCTTTGAAGTATTCATTACCTTCAATCTTTCTCCTGTCTGCAGTTGCAATCCTCTCCTCGACTGTCATGTCACTTCGGGCTTTCCCCTGATTTGCACAGTTTATCATGATTTGTGctaagggtataatagtcaagggtaTTAGAGTCATCTCCTAGTCCTAGGGTTTCCCCCATCCACCTCTATATACGCCTCAATGTAACCATCCATCATTTGTGCACATTTGAATATTTTCAACTTGAGAAAAGTAGGAAAAATGATAATACTAATGATTTCAGCCTATTATTCTAAATAAATGATCAAATCATAATGCAGGGTGGAGGCGGGAGACTTGCGTTTGCCTACCTCTTTGACATCATCAAATCCAATAAGTTCAACTTCATAAACAAGGTCTGCCATTGGAGGGACATTTGGGAATGAAAAGCTTCCTTCTTTGCCATAGCCTAGTTCCCAACCAACATGCAACAGCGCACGCTCCCCGCTTCTCATGTTACTAACACCAATGCCTAAACCAgccatttccttcttctctgttgatgaaaaaaaaaagctttagAAAGTTACTCCATAGGCAATTGTCATTGATAAACTCCTGCTATATTCTTGAGAGTGCCCATACGATTCTCATGGATTAGTTGCCCTGTACCTGTAGGCTTACTGAGCAAAGCAAGATAAAAGGTGCAAACCAAACTGAGTGATGTAAATTTCACTCTTTCGTCTCACAACATATAAGAACATTAATAGCAGGCATGACAAGTTACTGGCAGAAAAACTCATTAAAACCCTCATTAGAACTATTGTCATGGAGTAGAAAACTAGAATAGCATGCAATTGCAAAGTAATCTATTCGTAGTTATGGAATTTATGGATGACATGCATACAGCTAAGCAAAACTGAGGATAAAGTAAGCGAA
Proteins encoded:
- the LOC133905856 gene encoding pyruvate kinase 1, cytosolic-like, with protein sequence MHSTNLLLEEPIRMASILEPSKTSFFPAMTKIVGTLGPKSRSVDTISACLKAGMSVARFDFSWGNAAYHQETLENLKLAIKSTKKLCAVMLDTVGPELQVVNKNETSISLEENGTVVLTPHQGQEASSSLLPINFSGLAKAVKPGATIFVGQYLFTGSETTSVWLEVSEVEGDDVVCVIKNTATLAGSLFTLHCSQIHIDLPTLSDEDKDVIRKWGAPNKIDFLSLSYTRHAEDVRQAREFLLKLGDLSQTQIFAKIENVEGLNHFDEILEEADGIILSRGNLGIDLPPEKVFLFQKSALHKCNMAGKPAVVTRVVDSMTDNLRPTRAEATDVANAVLDGSDAILLGAETLRGLYPVETISTVGRICAEAEKVFNQDLYFKRTVKYVGEPMTHLESIASSAVRAAIKVKASVIICFTSSGRAARLIAKYRPSIPVLSVVIPRLKTNQLRWSFTGAFEARQSLIVRGLFPMLADPRHPAESTSATNESVLKVALDHGKASGVIKSHDRVVVCQKVGDSSVVKIIELDD
- the LOC133905855 gene encoding uncharacterized protein LOC133905855 isoform X3, giving the protein MDAVAFPPPPAPFRDDDVDFGDFTFATKPAPQQPLADPRPATFAAFDDDWGDFVASPIGSNQDASAQPTSTASSWERPRGPLPLSLFGADDHVEDGREEEGPAGPPTTTTAHQRAPSSADGSRPADLKDLIAGLYGSQPPSAAGAVDAGAREGAEDDDGFGDDGWEFKAATASPAGQDGGGRAHGDGIEKMEDITRSLGSDHEDWSSFTSVDEKSNHVQTTDLIGTHESTEECVKASRCSPASNAAILNLYKESELADANHIAQSSAESVQSSSDLFSNNEMNSSFETDENHSIRSTSDSSLIEFYHRLREESLTVISRHMKDLKKSSMLFDENSKATEIGREIQEIYDKLKNYSLPEGFCTEECPLRDVCTTELVNSIKDEHLKDFEQEYRLVEKIARAMEDTNVALELYKHSVSTLHTLGLASKEEQCDYVGAWYNMLLSCAQELHHGVALWQQSCQANVCNRVISEVAIMLVFTGAHSFIALGEIYRVAQILYFSLQCFKPWVLADPGMLSKMLSCLDSCSNAWTSGLETALQMVADSNCVDAPVAKALMESIKNINELEVCILRNFLPSDEMLCRLTLLPTSLVPGMKVITWNGDHYFVKVANLWANRISSDSPQLSRTPVSSMNNATPLTHHVE
- the LOC133905855 gene encoding uncharacterized protein LOC133905855 isoform X4, with the protein product MDAVAFPPPPAPFRDDDVDFGDFTFATKPAPQQPLADPRPATFAAFDDDWGDFVASPIGSNQDASAQPTSTASSWERPRGPLPLSLFGADDHVEDGREEEGPAGPPTTTTAHQRAPSSADGSRPADLKDLIAGLYGSQPPSAAGAVDAGAREGAEDDDGFGDDGWEFKAATASPAGQDGGGRAHGDGIEKMEDITRSLGSDHEDWSSFTSVDEKSNHVQTTDLIGTHESTEECVKASRCSPASNAAILNLYKESELADANHIAQSSAESVQSSSDLFSNNEMNSSFETDENHSIRSTSDSSLIEFYHRLREESLTVISRHMKDLKETQKSSMLFDENSKATEIGREIQEIYDKLKNYSLPEGFCTEECPLRDVCTTELVNSIKDEHLKDFEQEYRLVEKIARAMEDTNVALELYKHSVSTLHTLGLASKEEQCDYVGAWYNMLLSCAQELHHGVALWQQSCQANVCNRVISEGAHSFIALGEIYRVAQILYFSLQCFKPWVLADPGMLSKMLSCLDSCSNAWTSGLETALQMVADSNCVDAPVAKALMESIKNINELEVCILRNFLPSDEMLCRLTLLPTSLVPGMKVITWNGDHYFVKVANLWANRISSDSPQLSRTPVSSMNNATPLTHHVE
- the LOC133905855 gene encoding uncharacterized protein LOC133905855 isoform X1, which encodes MDAVAFPPPPAPFRDDDVDFGDFTFATKPAPQQPLADPRPATFAAFDDDWGDFVASPIGSNQDASAQPTSTASSWERPRGPLPLSLFGADDHVEDGREEEGPAGPPTTTTAHQRAPSSADGSRPADLKDLIAGLYGSQPPSAAGAVDAGAREGAEDDDGFGDDGWEFKAATASPAGQDGGGRAHGDGIEKMEDITRSLGSDHEDWSSFTSVDEKSNHVQTTDLIGTHESTEECVKASRCSPASNAAILNLYKESELADANHIAQSSAESVQSSSDLFSNNEMNSSFETDENHSIRSTSDSSLIEFYHRLREESLTVISRHMKDLKETQKSSMLFDENSKATEIGREIQEIYDKLKNYSLPEGFCTEECPLRDVCTTELVNSIKDEHLKDFEQEYRLVEKIARAMEDTNVALELYKHSVSTLHTLGLASKEEQCDYVGAWYNMLLSCAQELHHGVALWQQSCQANVCNRVISEVAIMLVFTGAHSFIALGEIYRVAQILYFSLQCFKPWVLADPGMLSKMLSCLDSCSNAWTSGLETALQMVADSNCVDAPVAKALMESIKNINELEVCILRNFLPSDEMLCRLTLLPTSLVPGMKVITWNGDHYFVKVANLWANRISSDSPQLSRTPVSSMNNATPLTHHVE
- the LOC133905855 gene encoding uncharacterized protein LOC133905855 isoform X2; protein product: MDAVAFPPPPAPFRDDDVDFGDFTFATKPAPQQPLADPRPATFAAFDDDWGDFVASPIGSNQDASAQPTSTASSWERPRGPLPLSLFGADDHVEDGREEEGPAGPPTTTTAHQRAPSSADGSRPADLKDLIAGLYGSQPPSAAGAVDAGAREGAEDDDGFGDDGWEFKAATASPAGQDGGGRAHGDGIEKMEDITRSLGSDHEDWSSFTSVDEKSNHVQTTDLIGTHESTEECVKASRCSPASNAAILNLYKESELADANHIAQSSAESVQSSSDLFSNNEMNSSFETDENHSIRSTSDSSLIEFYHRLREESLTVISRHMKDLKETQKSSMLFDENSKATEIGREIQEIYDKLKNYSLPEGFCTEECPLRDVCTTELVNSIKDEHLKDFEQEYRLVEKIARAMEDTNVALELYKHSVSTLHTLGLASKEEQCDYVGAWYNMLLSCAQELHHGVALWQQSCQANVCNRVISEGTNILTSAHSFIALGEIYRVAQILYFSLQCFKPWVLADPGMLSKMLSCLDSCSNAWTSGLETALQMVADSNCVDAPVAKALMESIKNINELEVCILRNFLPSDEMLCRLTLLPTSLVPGMKVITWNGDHYFVKVANLWANRISSDSPQLSRTPVSSMNNATPLTHHVE